Proteins co-encoded in one Corylus avellana chromosome ca9, CavTom2PMs-1.0 genomic window:
- the LOC132192212 gene encoding aquaporin PIP1-2 yields the protein MEGKDEDVRLGANRYRERQPIGTAAQSQDSKDYQEPPAAPLFEPGELSSWSFYRAGIAEFVATFLFLYITVLTVMGVVKSPSKCSTVGIQGIAWAFGGMIFALVYCTAGISGGHINPAVTFGLFLARKLSLTRAVFYIVMQCLGAICGAGVVKGFQKSQYERLGGGANTISKGYSKGDGLGAEIVGTFVLVYTVFSATDAKRNARDSHVPILAPLPIGFAVFLVHLATIPITGTGINPARSLGAALIYNKDQAWDDHWIFWVGPFIGAALAALYHQIVIRAIPFKSK from the exons atGGAGGGGAAGGATGAAGATGTGAGGCTGGGAGCCAACAGGTACAGAGAGAGGCAACCTATCGGAACAGCTGCTCAGAGCCAAGATAGCAAGGACTACCAGGAGCCACCGGCGGCGCCACTCTTTGAGCCAGGGGAGTTATCATCATGGTCCTTTTACAGGGCTGGCATAGCCGAGTTTGTTGCCACTTTCTTGTTTCTTTACATCACCGTTTTAACGGTGATGGGTGTCGTCAAGTCGCCTTCCAAGTGTTCGACTGTGGGTATTCAAGGCATTGCTTGGGCTTTCGGCGGCATGATCTTTGCTCTTGTCTATTGCACAGCTGGGATTTCAg GAGGTCATATCAACCCTGCTGTGACTTTTGGGCTGTTCTTGGCAAGGAAGCTGTCGCTGACGAGGGCGGTGTTTTACATAGTAATGCAGTGTTTGGGAGCCATCTGCGGCGCTGGTGTAGTAAAGGGCTTCCAGAAAAGCCAGTACGAGAGGCTTGGTGGCGGTGCCAACACCATTAGCAAGGGGTATTCAAAGGGTGATGGCCTTGGAGCTGAGATTGTTGGCACCTTCGTGCTCGTCTACACTGTTTTCTCTGCAACCGACGCCAAGAGAAATGCCCGGGATTCCCACGTTCCT ATCTTGGCGCCATTGCCTATTGGGTTTGCTGTGTTTCTGGTTCACTTGGCCACCATCCCCATCACAGGTACTGGCATCAACCCTGCTAGGAGTCTTGGGGCAGCCCTCATTTACAACAAGGACCAAGCTTGGGATGACCAT TGGATATTTTGGGTAGGACCTTTCATTGGGGCAGCACTTGCTGCTTTGTACCATCAGATTGTGATTAGGGCCATTCCATTCAAGTCTAAATGA
- the LOC132162474 gene encoding putative F-box protein At3g17480 encodes MVMRTSYLPEDLLRDILLRLPVKHLVRLRLVCKSWSTLLKSRDFTTTRLNRSANHGGHLLVYRKRCTSHSLSLISVKALNVAVKIETPEKIGSPGKGMVVGSCNGLVCLYNGGRNITLWNPATGEDKILPPLGINPKSRANLNSVGFGYHLNDYKVVRILYSRGEPLDRPASTQVEVYSTSTGCWRVFDAIVPCFINNLNSSVILKGVPYWIGHSYNTFRYTYRECVIYFDMGKEVFQQMHTPPDAEGSYKKLGVWNESLALIRTQLVVSDCVDIWAMMKDDDGVDERWIKVTRINSPCPSFGMLLGCWGDGVLVWQNDHNYKLLVYDHNIKAVNKLSPDAGVDRTCSHISTCIFTYMESLVPL; translated from the coding sequence ATGGTGATGCGGACCAGTTACTTGCCCGAAGATTTGCTCAGAGACATTCTCTTGAGGCTACCGGTCAAGCACCTCGTTCGTTTAAGGTTGGTATGCAAATCTTGGTCCACCTTACTAAAAAGTCGTGATTTTACGACCACCCGCCTCAACCGCTCTGCCAATCACGGCGGTCACCTACTTGTTTACCGTAAACGATGTACAAGCCATTCGCTGAGCTTGATATCGGTCAAAGCACTCAATGTGGCGGTCAAGATAGAAACTCCAGAAAAGATAGGAAGTCCAGGAAAAGGAATGGTGGTGGGTTCTTGCAATGGTTTAGTCTGTTTATATAATGGCGGGAGGAATATTACGTTATGGAATCCTGCTACTGGAGAAGACAAGATTCTACCTCCACTTGGCATCAACCCCAAGTCTCGGGCCAACCTCAACAGCGTAGGATTTGGTTACCATCTTAATGATTACAAGGTGGTGAGAATTTTGTATTCGCGCGGTGAACCTCTAGATCGTCCTGCCTCAACCCAAGTTGAGGTGTACTCAACGAGTACAGGTTGTTGGAGAGTATTCGATGCCATTGTGCCCTGTTTTATCAATAATCTTAACTCTTCGGTAATCTTGAAAGGAGTGCCCTATTGGATTGGTCATTCGTACAATACTTTTCGTTATACTTATAGGGAATGTGTCATATATTTTGACATGGGCAAGGAGGTGTTTCAGCAGATGCACACGCCGCCAGACGCGGAAGGTTCTTACAAGAAGCTCGGGGTATGGAATGAATCCCTGGCTTTAATCCGCACTCAATTGGTGGTGAGCGATTGCGTTGACATTTGGGCGATGATGAAAGATGATGATGGGGTTGACGAGCGTTGGATCAAAGTGACGAGGATTAATTCACCCTGTCCAAGTTTTGGGATGCTGCTGGGGTGTTGGGGAGATGGCGTGCTCGTATGGCAGAATGATCATAACTATAAGTTGTTGGTGTATGATCATAATATCAAAGCAGTAAACAAACTTTCACCTGATGCTGGGGTGGATCGCACATGCTCGCATATTTCTACCTGCATTTTTACTTACATGGAGAGCCTCGTTCCTCTGTGA